In one window of Natator depressus isolate rNatDep1 chromosome 12, rNatDep2.hap1, whole genome shotgun sequence DNA:
- the ANKRD11 gene encoding ankyrin repeat domain-containing protein 11 isoform X1, with protein sequence MPKGGCSKTPQSDDFSLSNDMVEKQTGKKDKDKVSLTKTPKLDRSDGGKEVKERATKRKLPFTVGTNGDQKDSDTEKQGPERKRIKKEPATRKPGLLFGMGLSGIRAGYPLSERQQVALLMQMTAEESANSPVDTTPKHPSQSTVCQKGTPNSASKTKDKVNKRNERGETRLHRAAIRGDARRIKELIIEGADVNVKDFAGWTALHEACNRGYYDVAKQLLAAGAEVNTKGLDDDTPLHDAANNGHFKVVKLLLHYGGNPHQSNRKGETPLKVANSPTMVNLLLGKTTYPSSEESSTESSEEEDAPSFAPSSSVDGNNTDSEFEKGLKHKTKSQEPPKTTITPVKDEYEFDEDDEQDRVPPVDDKHLLKKDYRKETKANSFISIPKMEVKTYTKNNTITPKKPAHRILSDTSDEEDTSVAVGTGEKLRLSTHSILPSSKTREPSNTKQQKEKNKVKKKRKKETKSKEVRFGKKNDKFCSSESESENLESEEDDRDSVQSSSCVKDSRLVLKESSLFNSLSASSTSSHGSLASQKHNPNLTDQHSKHWRTDNWKTISSPAWSDVSSLSDSTRTRLTSESDYTSEDSSLQSLKPVRKKQEHKKKNNSHNTVSEKKNSFHANVDGAIPKLDKEGKVVKKHKTKHKHKNKEKGQCPVSQDIKIIKTFSFEYEDSKQKPDKGLIETESPSENKLKVLKHEREHCKKEEKLLKSKSEEKEWLFKDETGKASKEEKSLKKVKEGNKDISKFFREEKSSKEKPIKEKSPKEEKPRIHKEERKKKSKEKQSKSEKKNDLKEEKITKLEKDKTFKEEREKCKKEKVYKEEPGFDEFSNKSQLLESEDTKFSLSDDQQERWFSDLSSDSSFDFKGEDSWDSPVTDFREIKNDSMAKLILETVKEEIKDKKRENKTREKKEYNEKRNEKDTFLKKRERESVDKNPEKKKDQTEKHKVTPSYLPEKDKKRKDSAESVKERKEKDPGEINKERKDSSDSCKDRKDIKIKQEEPYRDEFKEYGCETFFKEKSDPEFSGKNVESGERHHSGKDKEKKDAPDKEKKEKLKPEKYKEKSKEADKEKNEKAVAEKNQKDKELDKSFKEKKDPKEKYKDLHNKDKERKTSLDYIKEKKEKNFSGDREDFSEKRDEKKGKEKSWYSIADIFTDESEDEKDDYSLSGFKIGEAVGSELHRMDSLQEKDDSMAAEKELYLADKHRKYSSDRQHSGEKQKDKEKKKDKGLAEGGKEKKEKSFFEKHKEKKDKDSVEKYKDRKDRTSVDSTQEKKNKQKLPEKAEKKHAAEEKVKNKHKEKMDKEHSKEKKSSKGGETEKSLLEKLEEEALNEYRDDSNDKISEISSDSFTDRGQDPGLTNLFESSNLSLMDASEEKYKDSLPLPCLQDKLKEKERHRHSSSSSKKSHEKEKAKKEKTEKKEKMDDFKDSSNRKDSNQYEKEFSVDGETFGISYSMKAEVEEDLDKNIDYLFSEKKDKNDPERELSKKAEKEKTYGSSTISTVKEKKKREKHKEKWKDEKEKHRDKHTDGFFKHHKDETKSVVKDKDSPQVITFKDKSKEENLKFSETKLKEKLKENQEKDKTESLKISNGNDKITLSKDGSKKDNRPREKLLGDGDLMMTSFERMLSQKDLEIEERHKRHKERMKQMEKMRHRSGDPKLKDKIKTSEEMRKRSLDLTTKKPLALDTQLKDKKLKELGPLTPILSPDNKPQPAVGTDSKDWITGPQLKEILPASPRPDQNRPTGVPAPASVVSCPSYEEVMQTPRTPSCSNEDYTDLMFDCADSQHSLPISTMSMNACSPSFFDRYANASSGLPDNPSQTPTRTIPSTNLYRSVSVDIRRVPEDEFSAGDKFFRQQSVPATSNYDSPVQHLMEEKVPLPSIPAEKFQCMSPGYYSPDYGIPSPKVETLHCAPVGNVVQSPESIFSGLQAKSSPSHRDELLAPSVESALPPDLGMPLDTTEEQQATASILPPESTFLPPIEENHFSSGISEQNNMDWDNPPSRNPDPPMPPSLIGNPSDHPVSWSVGSELLMKSPQRFPESPKPFCSLDPIHPAPVPFISTDSPYPVSPISYPLSVSEPGLDEVKEDAEEAVPGEMATAEEQAPYMSPTRLDTFFNNCKPLPEETPEMPLDPPCIPTETPAEAVNTLENSYLENSSVAPVNSEEPVTWPDPFTNSEDDLDLGPFSLPELPLQAKDVPDAEMTEVAPIEESPGAAPEVINTGVINVSVSVTASSEQEELPLNQPSNLLPVEPEPQLEEQKSEVIAPEATSEALNVPEEKRLEESEAQSFQQTASVELAQPEKQEAETNHEELPSSNCAVESGSQSSLAQANTAESGVAQDSAAVRSGSQVSSIQTDTPQGTTPVETIEPVQKPVAEVSKPPKIEEIPQRITRNRAQMLANQNKQNTAPSEKEFPPVSAPSTRAKGRVTEEDDAQAQHPRKRRFQRSSQQLQQQINTSTQQTREMIQQTLAAIVDAIKLDDIEPYHSDRSNPYFEYLQIRKKIEEKRKILCYITPQAPQCYAEYVTYTGSYLLDGKPLSKLHIPVIAPPPSLAEPLKELFKQQEAVRGKLRLQHSIEREKLIVSCEQEILRVHCRAARTIANQAVPFSACTMLLDSEVYNMPLENQGDENKSVRDRFNARQFISWLQDVDDKYDRMKTCLLMRQQHEAAALNAVQRMEWQLKVQELDPAGHKSLCVNEVPSFYVPMVDVNDDFVLLPA encoded by the exons GCTGGACAGCATTGCACGAGGCATGTAACCGGGGTTACTATGATGTTGCAAAGCAGTTGCTTGCTGCCGGCGCGGAAGTCAACACAAAGGGGTTGGATGACGACACCCCGCTGCATGATGCAGCTAATAATGGGCATTTCAAG GTGGTAAAATTGTTGTTACATTACGGAGGGAACCCTCATCAAAGCAACAGGAAGGGAGAGACGCCTTTAAAAGTCGCTAATTCCCCCACCATGGTAAATCTACTCCTGGGAAAGACCACCTATCCCTCTAGTGAAGAGAGCTCAACAG agaGCTCAGAGGAGGAGGACGCCCCTTCATTTGCACCTTCCAGCTCTGTCGATGGCAATAACACAGACTCTGAGTTTGAAAAAGGCTTGAAACATAAGACAAAGAGTCAAGAGCCCCCCAAAACAACAATCACACCGGTAAAGGATGAATATGAATTTGATGAAGATGATGAGCAGGACAGAGTCCCGCCCGTTGATGACAAGCATTTGCTGAAAAAGGATTACAGGAAAGAGACTAAAGCAAACAGTTTTATTTCCATACCCAAAATGGAAGTAAAAACCTATACTAAAAATAACACAATTACACCAAAGAAACCTGCCCATCGCATCCTGTCAGACACGTCGGATGAAGAGGATACCAGTGTAGCTGTGGGGACTGGCGAGAAGCTGAGACTATCGACTCACTCGATACTGCCCAGCAGCAAGACTCGAGAGCCCTCCAACACCAAGCAACAGAAGGAGAAGAATAAAGTCAAAAAGAAGCGGAAAAAGGAGACAAAGAGCAAAGAGGTTCGGTTTGGcaaaaaaaatgacaaattttGTTCCTCTGAATCAGAGAGTGAAAatttggagagtgaggaggatgATAGAGACTCTGTGCAAAGCTCTAGCTGTGTAAAGGACTCTAGGCTAGTGCTAAAGGAATCCTCCTTGTTCAACTCTCTGTCTGCCTCTTCCACCTCTTCTCATGGGAGTTTAGCTTCACAGAAACATAACCCTAATCTTACAGACCAGCACTCCAAGCACTGGAGGACAGACAATTGGAAAACCATATCTTCTCCAGCATGGTCAGATGTCAGTTCCTTATCAGACTCCACAAGGACGAGACTGACAAGTGAGTCAGACTATACGTCTGAGGATTCCAGTTTACAGTCGTTAAAGCCAGTGAGAAAGAAGCAGgagcacaaaaagaaaaataactctCACAATACTGTCTCTGAGAAGAAGAATTCATTCCATGCCAACGTGGACGGAGCAATTCCAAAGCTGGATAAGGAGGGAAAGGTTgttaaaaaacataaaacaaaacataaacacaaaaacaaagagaaggGACAATGCCCAGTCAGCCAAGACATTAAAATAATCAAAACTTTTTCTTTTGAATATGAGGACTCTAAGCAAAAGCCTGACAAGGGTTTGATAGAGACTGAAAGTCcaagtgaaaataaattaaaagtgtTAAAACATGAGAGAGAACActgtaaaaaggaagaaaagctaCTGAAAAGTAAATCGGAGGAGAAGGAATGGTTGTTTAAAGATGAGACTGGAAAAGCCTCCAAAGAggagaaatcattaaaaaaagtcaAAGAGGGGAATAAAGACATCAGCAAATTTTTCAGAGAGGAGAAGTCAAGTAAAGAAAAACCCATAAAGGAGAAGTCTCCCAAAGAGGAGAAACCTAGAATACAcaaggaggagagaaagaaaaaatcaAAGGAAAAGCAGTCAAAATCTGAAAAGAAGAATGATCTGAAGGAGGAGAAAATTACTAAACTGGAGAAAGACAAAACCttcaaagaagagagagaaaaatgtaaaaaagaaaaagtttacaAAGAAGAGCCTGGATTTGATGAGTTTAGTAATAAAAGCCAATTGCTGGAAAGCGAGGACACAAAATTCAGCCTTTCTGATGATCAGCAAGAGAGATGGTTTTCTGATTTGTCTTCTGATTCATCCTTTGATTTCAAAGGTGAGGATAGCTGGGATTCTCCAGTAACAGACTTCAGGGAGATTAAAAATGACAGCATGGCAAAACTAATCCTAGAAACAGTGAAGGAAGAAATTAAAGACAAGAAAAGGGAGAATAAaacaagggaaaagaaagaaTACAATGAAAAACGCAATGAAAAGGATACAttcttaaaaaagagagagagagaaagtgtcgACAAAAACCCTGAGAAGAAAAAGGACCAAACTGAAAAGCATAAAGTCACTCCTAGTTATCTGCCTGAAAAGGACAAGAAAAGGAAAGATTCTGCAGAAAGCGttaaagagagaaaggaaaaagatcCAGGTGAAATCAACAAAGAGAGAAAAGATTCCTCTGATAGCTGTAAAGACCGAAAGGACATAAAAATTAAACAAGAGGAGCCCTATCGAGATGAGTTTAAAGAATATGGTTGTGAAACATTCTTCAAGGAGAAATCTGAccctgaattcagtggaaaaaatgtgGAAAGCGGGGAAAGGCACCATTCAGGGAAAGATAAGGAGAAGAAAGATGCTCctgataaagaaaagaaagagaaactgaaaCCAGAAAAATATAAGGAGAAATCCAAAGAAGCAgataaagagaaaaatgaaaaagctgtTGCTGAGAAAAACCAGAAAGACAAAGAACTGGATAAaagttttaaagagaaaaaagatcCTAAGGAGAAATACAAGGATCTGCATAACAAAGACAAAGAAAGGAAGACTTCTTTAGACTATAtcaaagagaaaaaagagaaaaacttcTCTGGAGATAGAGAGGACTTCTCTGAGAAAAGAgatgagaaaaaaggaaaagagaaaagctGGTACAGCATCGCAGATATCTTCACAGATGAAAGCGAAGATGAGAAGGATGATTACAGCTTAAGCGGATTCAAAATTGGTGAGGCCGTTGGGAGTGAATTGCATCGAATGGACAGTCTACAAGAAAAAGATGATAGCATGGCTGCTGAAAAGGAACTTTATCTTGCTGACAAGCACAGAAAGTACTCTTCTGACAGGCAACATTcaggagagaaacagaaagataaagagaagaaaaaggacaAAGGATTAGCAGAAGGTGGGAAGGAGAAAAAAGAGAAGAGTTTCTTTGAAAAACACAAAGAGAAGAAGGATAAAGATTCTGTCGAGAAGTATAAAGATAGGAAAGACAGAACCTCAGTAGACTCCacccaagaaaagaaaaacaagcaaaagCTCCCTGAAAAGGCCGAAAAGAAGCATGCTGCCGAGGAGAAGGTAAAAAACAAGCATAAGGAAAAGATGGATAAAGAACATTCCAAAGAAAAGAAGTCTTCAAAAGGAGGAGAGACCGAGAAGAGCCTGTTGGAAAAATTGGAGGAGGAGGCCCTCAATGAATATAGAGATGACTCCAATGATAAAATAAGTGAGATTTCTTCTGATAGCTTCACAGACAGAGGACAAGATCCAGGACTAACCAACCTCTTTGAGTCTTCTAACCTTTCTCTTATGGATGCCTCTGAGGAAAAGTATAAAGATTCTCTTCCTTTGCCCTGCTTGCAAGACAAACTCAAGGAGAAGGAGAGGCACAGGCATTCCTCATCTTCATCAAAGAAAAGTCACGAGAAAGAGAAAGCGAAGAaggaaaaaacagagaaaaaagagaaaatggatGACTTTAAAGACTCCAGCAACAGAAAAGATTCCAATCAATATgaaaaagaattctctgtggatGGGGAGACTTTTGGCATTTCCTACAGCATGAAAGCAGAGGTTGAGGAAGACCTGGACAAAAACATTGACTAtttgttttctgaaaagaaaGATAAAAATGATCCTGAGAGAGAGCTCTCAAAGAAGGCAGAAAAGGAAAAGACTTATGGTTCCAGTACCATCAGCACAGTCaaagagaagaagaagagagaaaaacacaAGGAAAAATGGAAGGATGAAAAGGAAAAGCATAGAGACAAACATACAGATGGATTCTTTAAACATCACAAAGATGAGACAAAATCTGTGGTTAAAGACAAGGATAGCCCTCAAGTTATCACATTCAAAGATAAGTCAAAGGAGGAGAACCTCAAATTTAGTGAAACCAAACTGAAGGAGAAACTCAAGGAAAACCAAGAGAAAGACAAAACAGAGTCTCTAAAGATCAGTAATGGAAATGATAAAATAACATTGTCCAAAGATGGTAGCAAGAAAGATAACAGGCCTAGAGAGAAGCTTCTGGGTGATGGTGATCTAATGATGACCAGCTTCGAGAGGATGCTGAGTCAAAAAGACCTGGAAATTGAGGAGCGCCACAAAAGACATAAAGAGAGAATGAAGCAAATGGAGAAGATGAGGCACAGATCTGGAGATCCCAaattaaaagataaaattaaaacCTCTGAAGAGATGCGTAAGAGGAGTCTGGATTTGACCACAAAGAAACCACTAGCACTAGATACTCAGCTAAAGGACAAAAAGCTCAAAGAACTAGGTCCACTGACTCCTATATTGTCACCAGATAATAAGCCACAGCCTGCTGTGGGGACAGATTCAAAAGACTGGATAACTGGCCCTCAGCTGAAAGAAATTTTACCTGCTTCTCCCAGGCCAGATCAGAACAGGCCGACAGGTGTTCCAGCTCCAGCTTCCGTAGTTTCTTGTCCAAGCTATGAAGAAGTGATGCAGACACCAAGAACTCCTTCGTGCAGCAATGAAGATTACACAGATTTGATGTTTGATTGTGCTGACTCTCAGCACTCTCTGCCCATATCCACAATGTCCATGAATGCATGTTCTCCATCCTTTTTTGACAGATATGCAAATGCTTCGAGTGGACTTCCCGACAATCCAAGTCAGACTCCAACAAGGACGATACCCTCCACAAACCTTTATCGTTCAGTCTCTGTTGATataagaagggtccctgaagatgAGTTCAGTGCTGGAGACAAGTTTTTCAGGCAGCAAAGTGTCCCGGCAACATCAAATTATGATTCTCCAGTGCAGCATTTGATGGAGGAAAAAGTCCCTCTTCCTTCTATTCCTGCAGAAAAGTTTCAGTGTATGTCTCCAGGGTATTATTCACCTGACTATGGAATTCCATCACCTAAAGTAGAAACTTTGCATTGTGCACCTGTTGGCAATGTTGTCCAATCACCTGAAAGCATCTTTTCTGGTTTACAAGCAAAATCCTCCCCCTCGCATAGAGATGAGCTGCTTGCACCTTCTGTAGAAAGTGCTCTTCCCCCTGATCTTGGCATGCCTTTGGATACCACAGAAGAGCAGCAAGCTACTGCTTCTATTTTGCCACCAGAGTCTACCTTTTTACCACCTATTGAAGAAAACCATTTTAGTTCAGGTATTTCAGAGCAGAACAATATGGACTGGGATAACCCTCCTTCCAGAAACCCTGACCCTCCCATGCCTCCTAGTTTAATTGGTAATCCATCTGATCACCCTGTCAGCTGGTCAGTGGGATCAGAACTTCTAATGAAATCTCCGCAGAGGTTCCCTGAATCCCCTAAGCCATTCTGTTCACTGGACCCAATACATCCTGCACCCGTGCCCTTTATTTCTACAGATTCTCCATACCCGGTTTCTCCTATTTCCTATCCATTGTCAGTATCTGAACCGGGGCTTGATGAAGTAAAGGAAGATGCTGAAGAAGCAGTTCCAGGAGAAATGGCAACTGCAGAAGAGCAAGCTCCTTACATGTCCCCTACTAGATTAGACACTTTCTTCAATAACTGCAAGCCTCTTCCAGAAGAAACACCCGAGATGCCTTTAGACCCTCCTTGCATTCCAACAGAAACTCCGGCAGAGGCTGTTAACACTCTGGAAAACAGTTATTTGGAAAACAGTAGTGTTGCACCTGTAAACTCAGAAGAGCCAGTAACGTGGCCTGATCCATTCACAAACTCAGAAGATGACTTAGACCTTGGTCCCTTCTCGTTGCCGGAATTGCCGCTCCAAGCTAAAGATGTTCCAGATGCTGAAATGACTGAAGTGGCACCGATAGAAGaaagcccaggagctgccccagaaGTCATAAATACTGGGGTCATAAACGTGAGTGTGTCTGTCACAGCTTCCAGTGAGCAGGAGGAGCTTCCGCTTAATCAGCCAAGTAACTTACTACCTGTGGAACCAGAGCCACAGCTGGAGGAACAAAAGTCGGAAGTGATTGCACCAGAAGCTACCTCGGAAGCATTGAATGTACCAGAAGAGAAAAGATTAGAAGAGTCCGAGGCACAGAGTTTTCAACAGACTGCATCAGTAGAGCTTGCTCAGCCAGAGAAACAAGAGGCAGAAACAAACCATGAAGAATTGCCCTCGTCAAACTGTGCAGTGGAGAGTGGATCTCAAAGCAGCTTGGCACAAGCGAACACTGCTGAGAGTGGGGTCGCGCAAGACAGTGCTGCAGTACGAAGTGGGAGCCAAGTCTCTTCCATCCAGACAGACACACCCCAAGGCACTACTCCAGTAGAAACCATAGAGCCAGTACAAAAACCAGTAGCAGAAGTTTCCAAACCACCCAAAATAGAAGAAATCCCGCAACGAATTACCAGGAACAGGGCTCAAATGCTGGCCAATCAAAATAAACAGAACACTGCACCTTCTGAGAAAGAGTTTCCTCCAGTTTCTGCGCCTTCCACGCGTGCAAAAGGGCGAGTGACGGAGGAAGACGATGCTCAAGCCCAACATCCACGTAAACGCAGGTTCCAGCGTTCCAGCCAGCAGCTACAGCAGCAGATTAACACGTCCACCCAGCAGACAAGAGAGATGATACAGCAAACACTGGCAGCGATTGTAGATGCCATAAAACTGGACGACATTGAGCCCTATCACAGTGACAGATCAAACCCATACTTTGAGTATCTTCAGATCAGGAAAAAGATAGAAGAGAAGCGGAAAATCCTGTGCTACATCACTCCCCAAGCTCCCCAGTGTTACGCCGAATATGTCACCTACACAGGGTCCTACCTGCTGGATGGCAAGCCGCTAAGCAAGCTTCACATTCCAGTG ATTGCACCCCCTCCATCGCTCGCGGAACCCCTGAAGGAACTCTTCAAGCAGCAGGAAGCAGTGAGGGGGAAGCTGCGACTCCAGCACAGCATAGAGCGG GAGAAGCTGATTGTTTCATGCGAACAGGAGATCTTAAGAGTTCACTGTCGGGCAGCGAGAACCATTGCTAACCAGGCAGTGCCCTTCAGTGCATGCACCATGCTGCTGGACTCCGAGGTCTATAACATGCCTCTAGAAAATCAG GGAGATGAAAACAAATCAGTCAGAGATCGTTTCAATGCTCGCCAGTTTATTTCCTGGTTACAAGATGTGGATGACAAATATGATCGAATGAAG ACATGCCTGCTAATGCGACAGCAGCATGAAGCCGCTGCCTTGAATGCGGTGCAGCGAATGGAGTGGCAGCTGAAGGTTCAGGAGCTGGATCCAGCTGGGCATAAATCCCTCTGCGTGAACGAGGTTCCCTCGTTCTACGTGCCGATGGTTGATGTCAACGATGACTTTGTGCTCTTGCCGGCATGA